DNA from Felis catus isolate Fca126 chromosome B3, F.catus_Fca126_mat1.0, whole genome shotgun sequence:
GAAAGGGAATGTGCAGGGCCTTACATCCCACTTCTTGGGGCCAGTGGAAGAGTTCTCCTGGCCCTTGACAGAGTTCAGGAATTGGGGCGCGGATGGTGTGAGCACAAGGGGGCCACAGTCGGGTGTGCCACAAGTTTCTTTGGCAGAGCCGGATGAAGTCTAATTCCACTCGCTCTGGTCTTGGCACCTCCGAAAAGCCAATGCCGGCTACAAAgctaggaaaacaaaaaccagccaGAAGATTTCTGTCACACACAAACATACTTTAATAATTTACAAATACACCTGAAAATGCCTTCATgatttcctttcagttttatgCTTCAAATGAGGCTCATCCACAGGACTGGACCTCAGGGCCCAGCTTGGGCCTTTGCAAATGTCTCCAGTCCCTGACTTAGGGTTTGAAGATTCATTCCATTCTGAACATGAATGCAGGTAActcctagaaagaaaagaagccacgTTTCATCAGGCCTGTTGTTACTCTCACCTTTTTTGGGTGCACCCTAAAATTGCATGCAAGCTACCCATCCTGGGCCTATCTAACCGCTCCTAGGAACTTTCTCCTCATTCCCCAAAAGGCTAATCTCACCACTCTGTACCCAATTTGCTGACGTCTAGGATATTCCGCTTCTCGTCATCAAAGAAGATCATCTGGGAGAAGACAACTCCTGTCTTCTGCTGCAACCTGTgcaaggcagggcagggggtgaCCACACTGGCTTCTTAGCTCCTGCAGCCTCTCTGGCCTCCCAGCTTCTACCTTATCTCTGCATACCTCTCAAAGTGGGTGACCTTGCTGCCTGGGTAGATTTCCCGATGAACAAAGTATCTGTCAAGGTCAAAGAGCTCCAGTAGCTGGTTGGCCCCTTCAATCTCCCCTGTTCTGCAAAAAGGTGTAATAATAGATGGGATCAGCAGGGCCAGGGGCTGCAAGCCAAGTTATGTTTAACCAAGGGGAAATCAACTTGCTGTTTTTCCAGGATAAGTAGGCACCCTCGGTCCTTATTCGATTCCCTAGGCTTCCCGTCTGACACAGGCGGCGCTAAGCCAGTCAaggtttaataaataaaaggcacaggaAAGGGtacaattagaaaaatatgcaaatacgTGCAAATCTGCACCGCCAAAGTTTTTGTAGCCAAGGGGTTACACGAGACGCCTCCTCATGCATGCGTCTCTCAGCATGAGACCGACAGCTTTTTTTCAGTCGCTCTCCTTACCGTGAAGCGGCCGCGACGGGTACCTCAAGGCCCTGCAACCTTTCCAGGACGTCACGCACCTCTGGATACAGTCGGACTGTCTGGCCCCGCCTATCCCGGACGGCCCCGTCGCTGGAGGGCGAAAGCGCGCTCAGCGGAGGCCGGCCCCGCCCGGACCCGGCCTCCCCGGCGCCGCCTCACCTGCCCTTGTGGAACGGGGGGTCTACGTGCGTATCCACCCAGAACGGCCAGAGCGTGTAATCTGCAGGAGGACGGAGGGAGGGCTCAGGCTCGGAGCGCGCAGGGCCCCGAGAACTGCAGCGGGGCTTTGGAAAAGGAGAGCACGCCGCAAATCTCCCCGGGCCGGTTCCTCACCCAGATCGAAAACCACCAGCTTTGGGAGCCGCGTCATGACCGGCGCTGGCAGGCTGCGCGATGCGAGGCGAGGCCTTGCGGCTGCAAACCGCCCCTCCTGCCTTAGAGAAACAGCGACTAGAGCGTCGCCGTGTGGAGCTGCGGCCGTGGGTCTGGAGGCCGCGCAAGAGCGCCTCCTGACGGCGGAGCGGGGGAAGGACTGTAGCTAAGTGCCCACGCCACCACCCACGGCACCGCAGTGGTCCATCT
Protein-coding regions in this window:
- the MDP1 gene encoding magnesium-dependent phosphatase 1 isoform X1 produces the protein MTRLPKLVVFDLDYTLWPFWVDTHVDPPFHKGSDGAVRDRRGQTVRLYPEVRDVLERLQGLEVPVAAASRTGEIEGANQLLELFDLDRYFVHREIYPGSKVTHFERLQQKTGVVFSQMIFFDDEKRNILDVSKLGTEWSYLHSCSEWNESSNPKSGTGDICKGPSWALRSSPVDEPHLKHKTERKS
- the MDP1 gene encoding magnesium-dependent phosphatase 1 isoform X2, which produces MTRLPKLVVFDLDYTLWPFWVDTHVDPPFHKGSDGAVRDRRGQTVRLYPEVRDVLERLQGLEVPVAAASRTGEIEGANQLLELFDLDRYFVHREIYPGSKVTHFERLQQKTGVVFSQMIFFDDEKRNILDVSKLGVTCIHVQNGMNLQTLSQGLETFAKAQAGP